A region of the Microcystis aeruginosa FD4 genome:
ATCTGTCAAGTGCGGAGATTTGTCAAGGGTTTTTTGGGAAAAAATCTGCTGGAATTTGACCAGTAGAAAAGACAAGTGATCGCCAGATATTGGATAGGTGTAGAAACGCGGGATAAGAGATTGTTTCACTTTTCCCCGTGAGCTGCGGTAAGCAGATGAGCAAGAGGATAGGATTACAGGAGTTTTAACAATGCGGTTACTACGGGTTCAGGTTCCTGACTTTCGAGTGTTAAAGAATATTGATCTTAGTTTCGAGAAAGACTTTTTTCCTCAGATATTCCCTATCGGTAGTTTGGTATCTCGTAGGTTGGGTTAAGGAACGCAACCCAACTATGGGAAATGATCACCTCATTGTGGGTTACTGCGTGCCAACCTAAGTTCGATAGCCGATCACGATATAAACATTGTAACTGCTTTTTGGCCAATTGTCAAGTTACTGCGATCGTCTAAATTTCTACGGGAAATTTTTGTAAAATCCTTCTCGACTCTCTATTTTGAGAATTTCGATAACTTCGCCATCCCAAAAAATTCCAATACGATAGCTGTAGTCAAATTTAATGCGATAATATCCTGAGAAGCCTTTTAGTGCTTCAAGATCGGGTATTTCGGATAGTGATTGAGAATTTCCAATTGCTTCAATACATTTTCTAACTTTTGCAAGAATTTTTTGGTCGTTAATTTTATCTAAATCTTTTTTGAAGCGTTTGGCAATTTGATATTTCATTGAGGCAAACTCTCCAAGAGAGATTGAGACTCTAATTCAGATAAAAATCCTTCTTTTCGAGAATCTTCACAAGCTAAATAAAGGATAAAGTCTTCTAATTCAGAGGAATTATTTTGAAATAAAAGTTGTAGAAAGCCTTGTCGGATTTCTAGTGGTAAGGTTTGAAAGAGGTTATAGAAACCTGTGCTAGTTAGCAAAGAATCTGTAATTTCTGTTTGACTCACGGCTGTTTTTTCCTTTTTTACGCAGTCTTTATTTAAATTATATCACCATCAAGCTTTCTAAAAAATCAGCGTTGCCGAAGGCACTGCGAAGCAGACCGCACTTTCAAAAGCTAAAGCGATCGCAATTTTCAAGTTTAATCAACAAGATGACAGCGATCGCACTATTTAATTATCTATGGAATAATCAATACTAATGATTAAACCTGCCAATAATTCTCCCATAACTTGATTGGAAACAACTCCAATTTTATCGATAAATCGTTGCGTTGATAGGCTACGAATCTGTAAAACATTCCCCGCAGAATCTTGATTTAAGCCGTTGATTTTATCTTGCACAATTTTGACCATAAAAGGACGATTAACAAATTTATTTTGCCAAGTTGTTAATGGAATCACAATTCTTAAAGCAATCGGACTATATAAATCTGAACTAATAACAACAACAGGACGTTTTTTCCTAATTTCTTGTCCGATGGTTGGCTCAAGGTTAACTTGCCAGATTTCGCCTCGTTTTGGGTTAATCGTCATCGTTTTCTAATCCTTCTCCCTCAATTTCTGAAAAGAAATCTAGTTCAGGATCATTATTGACATCTTCAGCCATTTCTTGAATAAGAGGACGTAAAAGTTTATGTCTTTCTGATAGAGAAAGTTTAGCAATTTCTTGTAATGAAGGCAAAGAAGATTGAGCAATATTTTCATTAATAGTATCAATACTTAACATTTTGATTACCCCTAAAATCTTCATTTACCTATTGTACAACAAATCCCGCACTATGAAGACGGTAATATGAGATCGCATTAATAAACATCGCAAAAATCAGATGATTACGGTGAATAACAATTAATTTGGTGCGTTACATTTCATTAACGCACCCTACACGATCACCGACCATACTAACTGGTTGCTTGTCGAGAGCAATTTCAAATAAAAATTCAGGGGCAAAGTCTGCTCCGTTTGGCCATTCTATTGTCCGACTATTTACATATACTTTTTGAAATAAGCTTTGATCTTTTAAGGGTTCAAAGATTTCTCCATACAATTCTTTTTCTAAATCTACAATCCCTTCTATTCCATTATTAAAGGTTAGCTTTAATTGATACTTATCCAGATATTCCACACAGATAACGTGAAGAAATAGCTCCTTTTTAGGGAAGGGGATCGATTCTGTTAAGAGGTTTTCTTTGACGCGCATTTTCCCAGTTCTCCAATAGTTCAGATTGATGTAGATCAAGCCACTCCCATATTAAATTTAGTCCTCTTTTGGGCATTTGACCACAAACTTCACCTGTGTGAATCATTATAACCGCTTCATAATCTTGATACTCGGCATGGATAGGAGGCGGATTGTGATCGTTATAGTTCATGGTGATTTTTATTCCATAGAAGCTTGATAGAGTGGGCATGAGTAAGAATAGTAATAAAGGTTGCTTTCTAAAAGTTTGCCCCCTATTGTAAGCGATCGCCCTTGGTGTTCCTATCCCAAGCAATGACAATTTTAAAGTTTAATCAACAAGATAACAGCGATTACATTGAGCCTAGTCATAATGAAATTTACAACTAATAATAATAATTTTTGTCTCTGTTGGTTCCCCAATCCAATACATCTGTATGTCTTTGTCGCAGTTGTTTGGCCGTTTCTTCTAACCAAGCAAGATAGTCCTGTTCGTATAAGTCTTTAGTAGTGGTCAGGTATCAGGTTTTTATTTTCTTGACGCTTATTTAACCTGAAAAAAGAGGGGTCGCAGGCAGGCACGGATTTCCATTCTATATATAAGTATCTGTCAAGGGCGGGGATTTGTCAAGGGTTTTTCTGAAAAAATCTGCCAGAATTTGGCCGGTAGAAAAGACAAGTGATCGCCAGATATTGGATAGGTATAGAAACGCGGGATAAGAGATTGTTTCACTTTTCCCTGTGAGCTACAATAAGCAGATGAGCAAGAGGATAGGATTACGGGAGTTTTGACAATGCGGTTACTACGGGTTCAAGTTCCTGACTTTCGAGTGTTAAAGAATATTGATCTTAGTTTCGGGAAAGACTTTTTTCCTCAGATATTCCCTATCCGTAGTTTGGTAGGTTGGGTTGAGGCACGAAACCCAACGCCAGTTGCGTAAACACCAATCCAATAAATGTTATCCTAACTTGATGCAATACCGTAGAGCAAAAACACCACGAGCCACTTATTTTTTTACAGTTGTGACATACAATCGCCACAGAATTTTGTGTGAACCTGAAAATGTGGATTTACTACGAAATGCTTTTAAATATGTTATGCGACAACATCATTTTAAGATTGATGCTATTGTCATTTTACCAGATCACATTCATGCTCTTTGGATATTGCCTGAAACGGATGCAGATTTTTCAACTGGTTGGTGATTAATTAAAAGTTATTTTAGCCGTCAATGTCATTCTCAATATCAGGGTAAAATTTCAACATCTCGACAACATAAAGGAGAAAAAGCTATTTGGCAACGTCGCTTTTGGGAGCATCAAGTTCGAGATGGTCGCCAAGGGCGCGCCTACGGCGATCGAGATTTTGTTACTCATCTCGAATACCGTGCATCATGGATTAGTAAACGCTCCGAAAGATTGGCAATATTCCAGTTTTCACCGTTATATTGTTATGGAATAAAATGTAGAAGTGAAACCCAAAAAATTAAGGTAAGAAATAAAAGCAATGTTGGGTTTCGTCACCTCAACCCAACCTACAAGATCAGCGATCGCACTTTCAAGCCAAAATGATCGCGGTTTTCAAGTTTAATCAACAAGATGACGGCAATCGCATTATTTTTTTAGATATTTTGAGAAGAGGCCGTTCTCTCAGCAAAAAAATAGATTAAAATGAGTGTGTCAGCCTGATTAACAAAATGAGTTATGCCAACACCGACTATCATCGAAACGGATTTGCGCGAAGTTCTAGCAGAAATGAATCAGAAGCTAGATACAATTTCTAAAGATGTGAATCAAGTACAGATTCGATTGGCTACTGTAGAAACCAAAGTTGATAATGTAGAGAAACGATTGGATTCAATGGATAAGCGATTCGATAAAATGGAATTACAGATAGAAAAGGTAGACAGCAATCAGGGCAAGCAGGTTTGGGCTTCGATTGGGGTTTTGTTTACGGCGGTAGTGGCAACGTCTATCCGTTTTGTTTTAACAGCTTTACCCTAGATTTCAAAAGAAAACCTGATCGCGTTTTTAAGATTTAATCAACAAGAAAACAGCGATCACCGTTATCTCAAGTCATCTTCGGTCAGATCAGCATCTTTCAAAATACTCTTAAGAGTACCAATTGGTAAATCTTTATTGCCATGAACAGGAACGGATAAAATAACTTTCATTCCCTGTTTTGTATAAATATGATGACTACTACTAATGCGTTTTAACTGCCAACCATAACGTTCAATAATTTTACAAAGGGCTTTGCCAGAAATAGATTTCATAATGATAATTCGACTAGCTCTTTTTCTGCTTCAATTTCTGTTTCTTGACTTGCAACTTCAAGCCATCCTTGAACTGCATCTTGCAACATTTCTAATAATTGTTCGTAGCTTTCTCCCCAGGTATGACAGCCTGGCAATGCCGGTACGGAACCGCACCAAATACCATCTTCTTGCCAGATTAGAGCTTTAATTTTCATGTTATTTTCAAAATATTTGCCTAGTTTTACTATGATAATAGAAAAATACGATATGTGATCGCCATTCCCACATCACCCAAAAATGATCGCCTCTCCTCATCCAAATCGCCATTCCCAAAAAATTGACTCTCCAAAAACGATCGCCCCTCCTTATCCCCAAAAACGATCGCACTATTCCCAAAAAATTGCTCCTTCCAAAAACGACCACCCCTCCCCATCACAAAAAAAACGATCGCACTCCGTTACGTCGCAACGATATCGTTATTAGTCATCAATAATCCTGTGTTTAAAAGAGCGATTTGAACTTGGGCAGTACCTCCCAAACCGTCGGAATCGAAGAATAATGCACCGTTAACACTATCGTAAATAAAACGATGGGATGCAGTAGTAGCAGATGAGCCGATGCTGAATTGATTGCTTAGAATTGCACCACTGGAAGACAAACCGAATGCCGTCTTGTACACTAGAATGGTATCGTCAATGACAGAAAAATCGGTAATCCAGTCAACCCCATAAGTGGGGGAATAAAAATCAAAGAAATCAGCATTCGCCCCGCCTGTCAGAGTATCATTCCCTTGTCCTCCAGCTAGAACATCGATTCCCAAACCACCGATTAAAACGTCATTTCCCCAACCGCCCCCCAAAACATCATTTCCTGCGTCTCCGATGAGATAATCATCTCCCAGTCCACCAGTCAGGGTGTCGTCTCCAGCCCCCCCGCTCAAATAATCCTGACCGTCATCGCCGAAAAGTTTGTCATTTCCGTCCTCCCCATACAACCAATCATCTCCAATCCCCCCATAGGCATTATCACTTCCTGTTCCACCGTAAATAACATCATTTCCACCATTACCGTAAAGGTTGTCATGGCCAGCCTGTCCGTAAATTGTATCGCTGGACGAAGTTCCATTCAACGAATTGTTAGAATTGTTACCATAAATTGTAGCCATCGTTGTTTACTCCGCTATATTTCAAGAAATTGTTTATAGAGTCCATTTGGTATCTTTCCCAAAATCATTACCCAGTATGGATTAGAGCGAATTAGCCAAAATACCTGTAATTCTTACCCGTGAAGCGTCACAAGAGAGATACCAAATAGGTTCTATAGAGCTTCTCGCATCTGTGCGGCACAGTTAAACCCTTGCCGATCGCGATTATGCTGTTCAGGATTGGGAATGTACCTCTTGTGAATCAGAAACTCTATATTCCGAATTGTATTTTTAAACAAAGGAGTTGTCAAGTCCAGTTGCACAGGAGATAAGAGCTATCTAAGTCAACACGGCAATTAGCGATCGCCCCTCCTCATCAACAAGCGATCACACCATGAGAAGAAAACCTGATCGCACTAAAGTCCAAAATAATCGCAAATCAGATAATTATTGTTAAGAAAACAATTTGGTACGTTACATTTCATTAGCGTACCCTACACGATCACCGACCATCCTAACTGGTTGCTTGTCGAGAGCAATTTCAAATAAAAATTCAGGGGCAAAGTCTGCTCCGTTTGGCCATTCTATTGTCCGACTATTTACATATACTTTTTGAAATAAGCTTTGATCTTTTAAGGGTTCAAAGATTTCTCCATACAATTCTTGTTCTAAATCTACAATCCCTTCTATTCCATTATTAAAGGTTAGCTTTAATTGATACTTATCCAGATATTCCACACAGATAACGTGAAGAAATAGCTCCTTTTTAGGGAAGGGGATCGATTCTGTTAAGAGGTTTTCTTTGACGCGCATTTTCCCAGTTCTCCAATAGTTCAGATTGATGTAGATCAAGCCACTCCCATATTAAATTTAGTCCTCTTTTGGGCATTTGACCACAAACTTCAC
Encoded here:
- a CDS encoding type II toxin-antitoxin system RelE/ParE family toxin; translated protein: MKYQIAKRFKKDLDKINDQKILAKVRKCIEAIGNSQSLSEIPDLEALKGFSGYYRIKFDYSYRIGIFWDGEVIEILKIESREGFYKNFP
- a CDS encoding type II toxin-antitoxin system HicB family antitoxin, which produces MKIKALIWQEDGIWCGSVPALPGCHTWGESYEQLLEMLQDAVQGWLEVASQETEIEAEKELVELSL
- a CDS encoding type II toxin-antitoxin system HicA family toxin, which codes for MKSISGKALCKIIERYGWQLKRISSSHHIYTKQGMKVILSVPVHGNKDLPIGTLKSILKDADLTEDDLR
- a CDS encoding DUF2442 domain-containing protein; translation: MRVKENLLTESIPFPKKELFLHVICVEYLDKYQLKLTFNNGIEGIVDLEKELYGEIFEPLKDQSLFQKVYVNSRTIEWPNGADFAPEFLFEIALDKQPVSMVGDRVGCVNEM
- a CDS encoding DUF4160 domain-containing protein, translating into MPTLSSFYGIKITMNYNDHNPPPIHAEYQDYEAVIMIHTGEVCGQMPKRGLNLIWEWLDLHQSELLENWENARQRKPLNRIDPLP
- a CDS encoding DUF2442 domain-containing protein, encoding MRVKENLLTESIPFPKKELFLHVICVEYLDKYQLKLTFNNGIEGIVDLEQELYGEIFEPLKDQSLFQKVYVNSRTIEWPNGADFAPEFLFEIALDKQPVRMVGDRVGYANEM
- a CDS encoding DUF4160 domain-containing protein, translating into MPTLSSFYGIKITMNYNDHNPPPIHAEYQDYEAVIMIHTGEVCGQMPKRGLNLIWEWLDLHQSELLENWENARQRKPLNRIDPLP
- a CDS encoding REP-associated tyrosine transposase — protein: MQYRRAKTPRATYFFTVVTYNRHRILCEPENVDLLRNAFKYVMRQHHFKIDAIVILPDHIHALWILPETDADFSTGW
- a CDS encoding type II toxin-antitoxin system PemK/MazF family toxin, coding for MTINPKRGEIWQVNLEPTIGQEIRKKRPVVVISSDLYSPIALRIVIPLTTWQNKFVNRPFMVKIVQDKINGLNQDSAGNVLQIRSLSTQRFIDKIGVVSNQVMGELLAGLIISIDYSIDN
- a CDS encoding calcium-binding protein yields the protein MATIYGNNSNNSLNGTSSSDTIYGQAGHDNLYGNGGNDVIYGGTGSDNAYGGIGDDWLYGEDGNDKLFGDDGQDYLSGGAGDDTLTGGLGDDYLIGDAGNDVLGGGWGNDVLIGGLGIDVLAGGQGNDTLTGGANADFFDFYSPTYGVDWITDFSVIDDTILVYKTAFGLSSSGAILSNQFSIGSSATTASHRFIYDSVNGALFFDSDGLGGTAQVQIALLNTGLLMTNNDIVAT